One window from the genome of Desulfobulbaceae bacterium encodes:
- a CDS encoding cytochrome C552 — translation MRTAWRVFLGVALLSSGIAMDAQAKVSAETQKCLDCHTEMMPGLVDQWQSSSHWNAGVGCYECHGAQKGEPDAMDHNGFFVASIVSPRDCGKCHPKETAEQEASHHAKAGDILNTQDGLLGQTIGGEPAVAVGCRQCHGSIVKTNADGTLDPATWPNTGIGRVNPDGSKGTCSACHTRHRFSKAQARKPEVCGKCHLGPDHPQKEVYEESKHGILYRAYEDELNMDNPKWVPGQDYYDAPTCTTCHMGATANLPVTHDVGERLAWDLRAPVSKRTDNWQKKLGNMTDVCQSCHGPAFVSGFYSQLDQFVDLYNSKFAVPAQEIRSLLMEKGVISKSNFDDKIDWIYWELWHHEGRRARHGAAMSGPDYAWWHGIYEVAKHFYTELLPEAKEASEKAGKPEVYEEILTKYIKSDPRHVWFIEGFDPQKVEAMKKYYQERYDQKVE, via the coding sequence ATGCGAACTGCGTGGAGAGTTTTTTTAGGTGTGGCTTTATTGTCCAGTGGCATAGCAATGGACGCCCAAGCCAAAGTTTCTGCTGAAACGCAGAAATGTCTTGATTGCCATACGGAGATGATGCCAGGCCTGGTTGATCAATGGCAGTCAAGCAGCCATTGGAATGCTGGCGTCGGTTGTTATGAATGCCATGGCGCCCAGAAGGGAGAGCCCGATGCAATGGATCATAACGGTTTTTTTGTGGCTTCCATTGTTTCTCCTCGAGATTGTGGTAAATGCCATCCCAAGGAAACAGCTGAGCAGGAGGCAAGCCATCATGCTAAGGCTGGCGATATATTAAATACTCAGGATGGGCTTTTGGGCCAAACAATTGGTGGTGAACCGGCTGTTGCAGTTGGTTGTCGCCAGTGCCATGGTTCAATTGTTAAGACAAACGCAGATGGAACTTTGGATCCTGCCACCTGGCCTAATACCGGTATTGGTCGCGTCAATCCTGATGGATCAAAGGGAACATGTTCTGCCTGTCATACCCGGCATCGATTCAGTAAGGCACAGGCCCGCAAGCCGGAAGTTTGCGGTAAATGTCATCTTGGCCCTGATCACCCACAAAAAGAGGTATACGAAGAGTCGAAGCATGGAATTTTATATCGTGCCTACGAAGACGAGCTGAACATGGACAATCCGAAGTGGGTGCCTGGTCAGGATTATTATGATGCCCCAACCTGCACAACCTGCCACATGGGCGCAACGGCAAATCTCCCGGTTACCCACGACGTGGGTGAGAGACTGGCGTGGGATCTGCGGGCTCCAGTGTCCAAACGAACTGATAACTGGCAAAAGAAACTGGGCAACATGACTGATGTATGCCAATCGTGCCATGGTCCGGCCTTTGTTTCGGGGTTCTATAGTCAGCTGGATCAGTTTGTGGATCTGTATAACAGTAAATTTGCTGTTCCAGCCCAAGAGATACGCAGTCTGCTCATGGAAAAAGGTGTCATTTCGAAGAGTAACTTTGATGATAAGATCGACTGGATTTATTGGGAGTTGTGGCACCATGAAGGAAGAAGAGCCCGCCACGGCGCCGCAATGTCTGGTCCTGACTATGCCTGGTGGCACGGTATTTATGAAGTGGCAAAGCATTTCTATACAGAGTTGCTGCCGGAGGCAAAAGAGGCCAGCGAGAAGGCTGGAAAGCCTGAAGTCTATGAAGAGATACTCACGAAGTATATAAAGAGTGATCCGCGCCACGTCTGGTTTATTGAAGGGTTTGATCCTCAAAAAGTTGAGGCGATGAAAAAATATTATCAAGAGCGCTACGATCAAAAAGTAGAGTAG
- the hcp gene encoding hydroxylamine reductase: protein MNCNQCEQTAKGTACTTIGVCGKSNSTAALQDLLIYASQGIGIYATAGRKAGVIDAQVNKFTCEAIFSTLTNVDFDDARLTALITTAITLRDALKAKVAAAGGDVSSTDDAATFTLPTTEADMISKGESANLPSNKIENADILSLKEILLYGLKGLAAYTDHARIMGQEDDTVYAFIHEGLASLSRTDIDLNGWVGLVLKCGEVNLRAMELLDAGNTGTYGHPVPTEIPLGAKKGKAILVSGHDLKDLNNILLQTKGKGINVYTHGEMLPTHAYPELKKHDHFYGHYGTAWQNQAKEFAEFPGAIVMTTNCIQKPKDSYVDNIFTTGMVAWPGVKHLGDKDFSPAINRALSMAGFTEDTDKGTVMAGFGRNTVLSVADKVIAGVKNKDIRHFFLVGGCDGAKPGRNYYTEFVEQVPSDCMILTLACGKFRFFDKKLGDIGGIPRLLDVGQCNDAYSAIQIASALAGAFDCGVNDLPLSFVLSWYEQKAVVILLTLFYLGIKDIRLGPSLPAFVTPNVLNVLVENFNIMPITTPEADLAAMLG from the coding sequence ATGAATTGTAATCAATGTGAACAAACAGCAAAAGGAACGGCATGCACCACAATCGGTGTCTGCGGAAAGTCAAACTCAACAGCTGCCTTACAGGATCTGCTTATTTACGCATCCCAAGGTATAGGTATTTATGCCACAGCGGGAAGGAAGGCTGGTGTCATCGACGCGCAGGTTAATAAATTTACCTGCGAAGCTATTTTTTCGACCCTGACCAATGTAGACTTTGACGACGCACGCCTCACAGCACTTATTACTACAGCCATTACGCTCCGGGATGCGCTTAAGGCTAAAGTTGCCGCGGCCGGTGGCGATGTTTCCAGCACTGACGATGCTGCAACCTTTACACTTCCCACAACCGAGGCGGACATGATCAGTAAAGGGGAATCTGCCAACCTGCCTTCAAATAAGATTGAGAATGCGGATATCTTGTCACTCAAGGAAATTCTTCTTTATGGACTTAAAGGGCTAGCTGCGTACACTGATCATGCCAGAATTATGGGCCAAGAAGATGACACCGTTTACGCCTTTATCCATGAAGGGCTTGCCTCGCTTTCACGAACAGATATCGACCTGAATGGCTGGGTTGGCCTTGTCCTGAAATGCGGCGAAGTTAACTTACGGGCAATGGAGCTTCTCGATGCTGGTAATACCGGCACCTACGGTCACCCTGTACCTACCGAGATTCCACTGGGCGCCAAAAAAGGTAAAGCCATTCTGGTTTCAGGACACGACTTAAAAGATCTTAACAACATCCTCCTCCAGACCAAAGGCAAAGGCATCAACGTTTATACCCATGGTGAGATGCTGCCCACCCACGCCTACCCTGAGCTGAAGAAGCACGATCATTTTTACGGCCATTATGGTACTGCCTGGCAGAATCAGGCTAAAGAGTTCGCAGAGTTTCCTGGCGCAATTGTTATGACCACAAACTGCATTCAGAAACCCAAAGACAGCTATGTAGATAACATCTTTACAACAGGCATGGTGGCATGGCCAGGAGTAAAGCATCTTGGCGATAAAGATTTCTCTCCGGCAATCAACCGGGCCCTTTCAATGGCTGGATTTACTGAGGACACCGACAAAGGTACCGTCATGGCTGGTTTTGGGCGTAACACCGTATTATCGGTTGCCGACAAAGTAATCGCCGGCGTTAAAAACAAAGATATCCGCCATTTCTTCCTGGTTGGTGGTTGCGATGGAGCAAAGCCTGGCCGAAACTACTACACCGAATTTGTTGAGCAGGTGCCTTCAGACTGCATGATTTTGACCCTGGCCTGTGGCAAGTTCCGTTTCTTTGACAAAAAACTTGGTGATATCGGCGGCATTCCTCGCCTGCTCGACGTTGGGCAGTGTAATGACGCCTACTCGGCCATTCAAATTGCCTCTGCCTTAGCCGGCGCCTTTGATTGCGGCGTTAACGATCTGCCCCTTTCATTCGTTCTTTCATGGTACGAACAAAAGGCTGTAGTAATTCTGCTGACGCTTTTTTATCTCGGAATCAAAGATATCCGACTCGGACCCAGTCTTCCAGCTTTCGTTACTCCAAACGTCCTGAACGTACTGGTTGAGAACTTTAACATCATGCCTATCACCACCCCGGAAGCTGATTTAGCTGCCATGCTAGGTTAA
- a CDS encoding Fic family protein — translation MTENYQPPFTITKQILSLVSEISEAVGYIDAAGLAPGSPKLRKGNLVKTITGTLAIEGNTLSLEQVSDIVDGKRVLGSAREIAEVHGAIKAYESLNHFDMTSEEDLLKAHRMLMEGVLAKSGLFRRGSVGIKKAGEVIHVAPSAEMVPQLIRDLLNWIANSDDHPLIASSVFHYEFEFIHPFADGNGRMGRLWQTLILSS, via the coding sequence ATGACTGAAAATTACCAACCACCCTTTACCATAACCAAACAAATTCTGTCGCTGGTCAGCGAGATCAGCGAGGCAGTTGGTTATATTGATGCGGCAGGCCTTGCCCCCGGTTCACCAAAACTCCGTAAAGGCAACCTGGTAAAAACGATCACCGGCACATTGGCCATTGAGGGCAATACGTTAAGCCTGGAGCAGGTCAGTGATATTGTTGATGGTAAAAGAGTGCTCGGCTCAGCCCGTGAAATTGCTGAGGTACATGGGGCTATCAAGGCTTATGAGAGTCTGAACCACTTTGACATGACAAGCGAAGAAGACCTGCTGAAAGCCCACCGGATGCTGATGGAAGGCGTATTGGCAAAGTCTGGTCTCTTTCGTCGGGGCAGTGTCGGTATCAAGAAGGCTGGTGAGGTGATCCATGTTGCCCCAAGCGCTGAAATGGTCCCTCAACTGATACGGGATTTATTAAACTGGATTGCGAACAGTGACGACCATCCCCTGATTGCCTCTTCTGTTTTTCATTACGAGTTTGAGTTTATTCATCCCTTTGCTGACGGTAACGGTAGAATGGGGCGGCTGTGGCAGACCTTGATCTTGAGCAGTTG